One part of the Granulicella arctica genome encodes these proteins:
- the pncB gene encoding nicotinate phosphoribosyltransferase yields MQVNFAERADNHNWKLDPIVRSLLDTDFYKLLMLQFIWKNFPQVHVTSEIVNRTKSVKLADQVSVGALVDQMEHVRGLKFRRSELVWLAGNTFYGTRSIFEPGFLDWLEHDFKLSEYEVSEQDGELLIRFSGLWCEVMMWEVYALSLVNEMRTRSALGQLSELELDVLYARAKTRLWDKIELLRAVPAVRVSDFGTRRRHSFLWQEYTVKAMQVSLGPSFTGTSNTFLAYKHDLEAIGTNAHELPMALAALADTDEELRAAQYRVLELWQKSYGGSLLILLPDTFGTTQFLTGAPDWVADWTGQRIDSKDPFVAGDEYIAWLMKRGRDPRKKLLIASDGLDVAEILRLHAYFTGRIRFSAGWGTLLTNDFRDCHPRNETVLDPISLVCKLMTVNGRPAVKLSDNPRKATGPSEEIARYRRVFGSELQERAVVV; encoded by the coding sequence GTGCAGGTGAACTTTGCGGAGCGGGCGGACAACCACAACTGGAAGCTGGACCCAATCGTGCGGTCGCTGCTCGATACGGACTTCTACAAGCTGCTGATGCTCCAATTCATCTGGAAGAACTTTCCGCAGGTTCATGTCACATCGGAGATCGTGAACCGGACGAAGTCGGTGAAGCTAGCCGATCAGGTATCCGTTGGTGCGCTGGTCGATCAGATGGAGCACGTGCGCGGGCTCAAATTCCGCCGATCAGAGTTGGTGTGGCTGGCGGGCAACACCTTCTACGGGACGCGAAGCATCTTCGAGCCTGGCTTTCTGGATTGGCTCGAGCACGACTTCAAGCTGTCGGAGTACGAGGTCTCCGAACAGGATGGCGAGCTGCTGATCCGCTTCTCCGGCCTATGGTGCGAGGTGATGATGTGGGAGGTCTACGCGTTGTCCCTGGTCAATGAGATGCGGACACGCAGCGCACTCGGACAACTCAGCGAACTGGAGTTGGACGTGCTGTATGCCCGAGCGAAGACGCGTCTCTGGGACAAGATCGAGCTGCTCCGAGCGGTTCCTGCTGTGCGTGTGTCGGACTTCGGAACGCGTCGCCGACACAGCTTTCTGTGGCAGGAATACACGGTGAAGGCGATGCAGGTATCCCTCGGCCCGAGCTTTACCGGCACCTCGAACACCTTTCTCGCATACAAGCATGACCTCGAGGCGATCGGAACGAACGCGCACGAGCTGCCAATGGCGTTGGCTGCGCTGGCCGACACCGACGAGGAGCTTCGTGCCGCGCAGTATCGTGTGCTTGAGTTGTGGCAGAAGAGCTATGGCGGTTCGCTGCTGATCTTGCTACCCGATACCTTCGGCACGACGCAGTTCCTCACCGGCGCTCCGGATTGGGTCGCGGACTGGACCGGCCAGCGGATCGACAGCAAAGACCCATTTGTCGCAGGGGACGAGTACATCGCATGGCTGATGAAACGTGGCAGAGATCCGCGAAAGAAGCTGCTGATCGCCTCCGATGGGCTGGACGTCGCGGAGATTCTCCGCCTACATGCGTACTTCACCGGGCGCATCCGTTTCAGCGCGGGCTGGGGAACATTGCTGACGAACGACTTTCGCGACTGCCATCCGCGGAACGAGACGGTGCTCGATCCCATCAGCCTGGTGTGTAAGCTGATGACGGTGAATGGCCGTCCCGCGGTGAAGCTGTCCGACAATCCGCGCAAAGCGACCGGACCGAGCGAGGAGATTGCGCGCTATCGACGTGTCTTTGGCAGCGAGCTTCAGGAGCGCGCTGTGGTGGTGTGA
- a CDS encoding S1/P1 nuclease, which produces MSRLSSALRISAAVFLLPVMTVQQSFAWGPVGHKMINQLAGMALPTDVPAFLRSPEAIAALGYYGPEPDRWRSTAEPELNAAQAPEHFIDLEYADLVGPLPRRRYDFIRALAKAQEAHPDIELTPEKVGLQPYVTLEVYERLKSAMREYRGLLAAKEDTKPVECEITFLAGWLGHYVGDGSMPLHTTMQYNGWNGPNPNGYTTEHHIHALFESVYVSANVKEKDVAPLVVSKPVVMNDVFADYMEYLRHSHTLVEKVYQLDKTGAFTGAGTPAGKEMVDQQLAAGATELRDMIYTAWIKSADPVPPYRPAKD; this is translated from the coding sequence ATGAGCAGACTCTCCTCCGCGCTTCGTATTTCAGCCGCAGTGTTCCTTCTTCCTGTGATGACGGTGCAACAGTCCTTCGCGTGGGGACCCGTCGGGCACAAGATGATCAACCAACTGGCGGGCATGGCGCTACCTACGGATGTTCCTGCCTTCCTGCGGTCGCCTGAGGCTATTGCAGCACTGGGATACTATGGCCCGGAGCCGGATCGGTGGCGCTCCACCGCAGAGCCGGAGTTGAATGCAGCACAGGCTCCTGAGCACTTCATCGACCTCGAGTATGCCGACTTAGTGGGTCCACTGCCGCGCCGCCGATATGACTTCATCCGCGCACTCGCGAAGGCGCAGGAGGCGCATCCGGATATTGAGCTGACACCGGAGAAGGTCGGTCTGCAGCCATATGTCACCCTCGAAGTCTACGAGCGTCTGAAGAGTGCGATGCGTGAGTATCGAGGTCTGCTGGCGGCGAAGGAGGATACCAAGCCAGTCGAGTGCGAGATTACGTTCCTCGCCGGATGGTTGGGGCATTATGTCGGCGACGGCTCGATGCCACTGCATACGACGATGCAGTACAACGGATGGAATGGTCCGAACCCGAATGGATATACGACCGAACACCACATCCACGCACTGTTCGAGAGTGTGTACGTCTCGGCGAACGTAAAGGAGAAGGATGTCGCTCCGCTGGTGGTGTCAAAGCCTGTCGTGATGAACGATGTGTTTGCCGACTACATGGAGTATCTGCGCCACTCGCACACGCTGGTTGAGAAGGTCTATCAACTGGACAAGACCGGAGCATTTACTGGCGCAGGAACACCTGCTGGTAAAGAGATGGTCGATCAACAACTCGCGGCTGGCGCAACGGAGCTGCGCGACATGATCTACACGGCATGGATCAAGTCGGCCGATCCTGTACCGCCATACCGTCCAGCGAAAGACTAG
- a CDS encoding DUF2062 domain-containing protein, whose amino-acid sequence MIVIPILRIERAQKRCSQSARFSRVDGRVRINSNPASANIATNMALRVADRIHRPELNRSLASPIQRAYRAAFPTVVAYSIFLDVNSTIHHGWLYRRLILPILALLRMGATPEKLAWSIAVGAVIGINPMLGTTTLLCLAIAFVFRLNIAASQLANHILYPFELLLVIPFIRLGSFIFHTDPMPLSPASLMHAARTEPIALTRRLWLWEWHALVTWAVLAIVITPLLALVLTPLLRHLLIRIQGHQYPILPTIKHHGSTTAH is encoded by the coding sequence GTGATCGTGATCCCCATCCTCCGCATCGAGCGGGCGCAGAAGCGATGCAGCCAGTCGGCACGCTTCTCTCGCGTCGATGGACGCGTGAGAATCAACTCCAATCCCGCTTCGGCAAACATTGCCACCAACATGGCGCTTCGCGTCGCCGACCGCATCCACCGTCCTGAACTCAACCGATCCCTCGCTTCCCCGATCCAAAGAGCATACCGTGCTGCATTTCCAACAGTAGTCGCGTACTCTATCTTCTTAGACGTGAACTCTACCATCCACCACGGTTGGCTCTATCGCCGCCTCATACTGCCGATCCTCGCACTGCTGCGCATGGGCGCGACGCCAGAGAAGCTTGCCTGGAGCATTGCCGTAGGAGCTGTGATCGGCATCAACCCGATGCTTGGCACGACGACGCTTCTCTGCCTCGCCATCGCATTCGTCTTCCGTCTCAACATCGCCGCCTCGCAGCTTGCCAACCACATTCTCTATCCGTTCGAGCTGCTGCTGGTCATTCCCTTTATCCGTCTCGGCAGCTTCATCTTCCATACTGATCCGATGCCACTCTCGCCCGCATCCCTGATGCATGCGGCGCGCACCGAACCCATCGCACTGACCCGCAGGCTGTGGCTTTGGGAGTGGCATGCGTTGGTCACGTGGGCAGTCTTGGCCATCGTCATCACTCCGCTCCTTGCGCTGGTTCTCACACCACTTCTGCGCCACCTGTTAATCCGCATCCAGGGTCATCAGTATCCGATTCTGCCTACCATCAAGCATCACGGCTCGACTACCGCGCACTAG
- a CDS encoding lysophospholipid acyltransferase family protein, producing MGITITVHGSFPEHGSLITNHQTYLDIVTLATLHPCVFVSKAELLKVPVLGWMTKMAGTVFVERGRGGSALRASAGMKSASASGLPVVFFPEGTTNPASELLPFHSGLLAQAMAADEPITAGYLRYTIGAENGPDVSVAENVAWGDLPMFTHIFRFLGLRGVHAEVFFAPSPIAFTSDTLHRKEAAVEARNAVIALAEQRRPIEVL from the coding sequence ATGGGGATCACGATCACGGTGCATGGAAGTTTTCCGGAGCATGGCTCTTTGATCACGAACCACCAAACCTATCTGGACATCGTGACGTTGGCTACGTTGCATCCGTGTGTCTTTGTCTCCAAGGCTGAACTGCTAAAGGTTCCGGTACTCGGATGGATGACGAAGATGGCGGGCACTGTTTTTGTGGAGCGCGGACGAGGCGGATCGGCGTTACGGGCGAGCGCGGGAATGAAGTCTGCATCCGCTTCAGGTTTGCCTGTCGTGTTTTTTCCTGAAGGGACGACGAACCCGGCGAGTGAGCTGCTACCGTTTCACTCGGGGCTATTAGCGCAGGCGATGGCGGCGGATGAGCCGATCACCGCAGGCTATCTGCGCTACACGATCGGTGCGGAGAATGGTCCCGATGTCTCGGTCGCAGAGAATGTGGCATGGGGCGATCTGCCTATGTTTACGCACATCTTCCGGTTCCTTGGGTTGCGCGGCGTGCATGCGGAGGTGTTCTTCGCTCCATCTCCGATCGCGTTCACGAGCGATACGCTGCACCGCAAGGAAGCCGCGGTAGAGGCGAGGAATGCTGTAATAGCGCTAGCCGAGCAACGGCGTCCTATAGAGGTGTTGTAA
- a CDS encoding GNAT family N-acetyltransferase, giving the protein MPSATGLPLPVSVPASIPSLLPAVSSVDQLPSKQDIRLEMGPYIARLAMTDRERIAAFRLRFLVFNLEMQEGLESAYIDGYDVDRYDEVCDHLIVEERATGEIVGTYRLQMGDVAKRFFGYYSEQEFDFTPYESMREHIVELGRACIHRDHRSTEVLHLLWRGIARYALANGARYMMGCCSLTSQDPEMGQAVYRSLAAYMVEPELQTMPTAAFRMPESVTTIEDVRAPKLLRAYLTIGAKICGAPAIDREFKTIDFLTLLDLQTLHPRVATRFLEGC; this is encoded by the coding sequence ATGCCAAGTGCAACAGGTTTGCCGCTTCCAGTTTCTGTCCCAGCTTCGATTCCGTCTCTGCTTCCCGCCGTCTCTTCCGTCGATCAACTGCCGTCCAAGCAAGATATCCGTCTCGAAATGGGACCATATATCGCACGGCTTGCGATGACGGATCGCGAGCGTATCGCTGCGTTTCGGCTGCGATTCCTGGTGTTCAACTTGGAGATGCAAGAGGGGCTCGAATCCGCGTATATCGACGGCTACGATGTCGATCGCTACGACGAGGTGTGCGATCACCTGATCGTCGAGGAGCGGGCGACGGGCGAGATCGTTGGGACATATCGGTTACAGATGGGCGATGTGGCCAAGCGGTTCTTCGGGTACTACAGCGAGCAGGAGTTCGACTTCACGCCGTACGAGTCGATGCGCGAGCACATCGTAGAGCTTGGGCGCGCGTGCATTCATCGCGACCATCGCTCGACCGAAGTGCTGCATCTGTTGTGGCGCGGGATCGCACGGTATGCGCTGGCCAACGGTGCGCGCTACATGATGGGCTGCTGTAGCCTGACCTCGCAGGACCCCGAGATGGGACAAGCGGTGTATCGTTCGCTGGCGGCTTATATGGTCGAACCGGAGCTACAGACGATGCCGACGGCTGCGTTTCGCATGCCGGAGAGTGTGACGACGATCGAGGATGTGCGGGCGCCGAAGCTGCTGCGTGCGTATCTGACGATCGGAGCGAAGATCTGTGGAGCTCCGGCGATCGACCGCGAGTTCAAGACGATCGACTTCCTCACGCTGCTCGATCTCCAGACGCTGCATCCGCGTGTGGCGACGCGCTTCCTCGAGGGCTGCTGA
- a CDS encoding lysophospholipid acyltransferase family protein, producing the protein MRIFRSIWRSLYLLLLLIAARLDGRFFSRPRMGAEGAIWIHGWSKRIVRAMGIEYSVGGNLPLSGAVVSNHLSYLDILLYSAIAPFVMVAKRQVRSWPLLGWLTAQAGTVYVERSEDVIGRKRQTHAEVNAQMAAAYASGLPVLFFPEGTTTDGMQVLPFRRGLFHSVLNDEVPLRVATLRFELGEGNGAATVGEDVCFVGDALFGPHIFRFLGLRGVTAKVRFGEEIVTRSDRFVLSQGAQARVAEMVMQLGQESGAVEALHDLLDGPVKRVGAFDGYRSVRG; encoded by the coding sequence ATGCGCATCTTCCGTTCGATCTGGCGGAGTTTGTACCTTCTGCTGCTCCTGATTGCGGCGAGGTTGGATGGACGCTTCTTCAGTCGGCCTCGCATGGGAGCGGAAGGGGCGATCTGGATTCATGGCTGGTCGAAGCGCATCGTGCGTGCGATGGGAATCGAGTACAGCGTGGGAGGCAATCTGCCGCTGAGCGGAGCGGTTGTGTCGAACCATCTGAGCTATCTCGACATCCTGCTGTACAGCGCGATTGCGCCGTTCGTGATGGTGGCGAAGCGACAGGTGCGAAGCTGGCCGTTGCTCGGCTGGCTGACTGCGCAGGCGGGAACGGTTTATGTGGAGCGGTCGGAGGATGTTATTGGGCGCAAGCGGCAGACTCATGCTGAGGTGAATGCGCAGATGGCTGCGGCGTATGCGAGCGGATTGCCGGTTTTGTTCTTTCCTGAGGGAACGACGACGGATGGAATGCAGGTGCTTCCGTTTCGGCGCGGGCTGTTTCACTCGGTGCTGAATGATGAAGTTCCGCTGCGTGTGGCTACGCTGCGTTTCGAACTGGGCGAAGGCAATGGCGCGGCGACGGTTGGTGAGGATGTTTGCTTTGTGGGCGATGCGCTGTTCGGGCCGCACATCTTTCGTTTTCTTGGATTGCGCGGAGTTACGGCGAAGGTTCGGTTTGGAGAAGAGATTGTAACCAGATCGGATCGTTTTGTTTTATCGCAGGGTGCGCAGGCGCGTGTGGCGGAGATGGTGATGCAGTTAGGGCAGGAGAGCGGCGCTGTGGAGGCGCTGCATGACCTGCTCGACGGACCAGTCAAGCGAGTCGGTGCCTTCGACGGTTACAGAAGCGTGCGCGGCTGA
- the udk gene encoding uridine kinase has product MSTTEQLPLYHHRPLILGIGGCSGSGKTTLARELTGQLDATLLPLDFYYRDLGHLLPAERALQNFDHPDSIESDLLTQHIEALANGQPIDRPIYDFPTHTRVPDRTESIRATKVLIVEGILALHYESLRKLYDFSIYVNAPHSLCLTRRLHRDIRERGRTESCVRQQYEATARPMADLYVLPSAAHASVTVEGTDSLDWSVEQVMQRLHSAALLP; this is encoded by the coding sequence GTGAGTACTACCGAACAGCTTCCGCTCTACCATCACCGACCGCTCATCCTCGGCATCGGCGGCTGCTCCGGCTCCGGCAAAACCACCCTCGCCCGTGAGCTTACCGGCCAACTCGACGCCACCCTGCTTCCACTCGACTTTTACTATCGCGATCTCGGCCACTTACTCCCCGCTGAACGGGCTCTTCAGAACTTCGACCACCCCGATTCGATTGAGTCCGATCTGCTCACCCAGCACATCGAAGCACTCGCCAACGGCCAACCCATCGATCGCCCCATCTACGACTTCCCGACGCACACTCGCGTTCCCGACCGCACCGAATCCATCCGCGCAACAAAAGTCCTCATCGTCGAAGGCATCCTCGCCCTTCACTACGAGTCGCTGCGAAAGCTCTACGACTTCAGCATCTACGTCAACGCGCCCCACTCGCTCTGTCTCACGCGCCGCCTTCACCGCGACATCCGCGAGCGCGGTCGCACCGAAAGCTGCGTCCGCCAGCAATACGAGGCAACCGCTCGCCCAATGGCCGATCTCTACGTGTTGCCCTCAGCCGCGCACGCTTCTGTAACCGTCGAAGGCACCGACTCGCTTGACTGGTCCGTCGAGCAGGTCATGCAGCGCCTCCACAGCGCCGCTCTCCTGCCCTAA
- a CDS encoding purine-nucleoside phosphorylase: MNDLYTRAQAAADHIRSRTSLAPTLGIILGSGLGAFAEQVADAVAIPYAEIPHFPQSTVQGHSGRLVLGTIGGVPVAVMQGRVHAYEGYPLSEVTFPMRVLGLLGIHSAIVTNAAGGIRTTLRPGELVVLADQINLTGTNAALGPNEPRFAVTPGFGQRFFDMSTAYAPHLRALAVAEAASQGFLLTEGVYLAVLGPSYETPAEIRAFRTLGADLVGMSTVHEVIIARHMGIKVLGLSLVTNMAAGVVNESIHHEEVMEIGRKAEQQFTALLTALIPKIATEAENQA; the protein is encoded by the coding sequence ATGAACGATCTCTACACACGCGCGCAAGCCGCAGCCGACCACATCCGCAGCCGCACCAGCCTCGCTCCGACCCTCGGCATCATTCTCGGCTCCGGCCTCGGTGCCTTCGCCGAGCAGGTCGCCGACGCCGTCGCCATCCCCTACGCTGAGATCCCCCACTTCCCCCAGTCCACTGTGCAGGGGCACTCAGGACGCCTCGTCCTCGGCACCATCGGCGGAGTCCCCGTCGCCGTCATGCAGGGCCGCGTCCACGCCTACGAGGGCTATCCGCTCTCCGAGGTCACCTTTCCCATGCGCGTCCTCGGCCTGCTCGGCATACACTCGGCCATCGTGACCAACGCAGCGGGCGGCATCCGCACCACGCTTCGCCCTGGCGAGCTCGTCGTCCTCGCCGACCAGATCAACCTCACCGGAACCAACGCCGCCCTCGGCCCCAACGAGCCGCGCTTCGCCGTTACGCCCGGCTTCGGACAGCGCTTCTTCGACATGAGCACCGCCTACGCGCCGCACCTGCGCGCCCTCGCTGTCGCAGAGGCCGCAAGCCAGGGCTTTCTCCTCACCGAAGGCGTCTACCTCGCCGTCCTCGGCCCCAGCTATGAAACCCCCGCCGAAATCCGCGCCTTCCGCACCCTCGGCGCCGATCTTGTCGGCATGTCCACCGTCCACGAGGTCATCATCGCCCGCCACATGGGCATCAAGGTCCTCGGTCTCTCGCTCGTCACCAACATGGCCGCCGGCGTAGTCAACGAGTCCATCCATCATGAAGAGGTCATGGAGATCGGTCGCAAAGCCGAACAGCAGTTCACCGCTCTGCTCACCGCCCTCATTCCAAAGATCGCAACCGAGGCCGAAAACCAAGCGTGA
- a CDS encoding NupC/NupG family nucleoside CNT transporter, protein MARFTGLLGLCTFLALAYAFSTDRRAIRWRTVAWGLGLQLIFAFLVIKWTYGQTILAKVSGVITGLLGHSADGSSLVFGALGDPKSAVAVFAFAVLPTIIFVSAFFAILYHIGLMQQIIRVVAWIMQRTMGTSGAESTNVAASIFMGQTEAPLTIRPFLNGATNSELMTIMTSGMAHVSGGIMAAYILFGINAKDLLSAVIMTAPGTILVAKMLVPETEVPATAGTVKMPPNEEHKNENFIAAIARGTIDGGQLAFNVAIMLISFVALVGLFNAIMLGISNFAWILPSRLGLHGHIPFPHSLNAILGVVGAPVAWLIGIPWHDCKTIGNLLGTRTMINEFVAFTELGKLKSILDPRTFSIATFALCGFANVGSIGMQIGGIGALVPNRRNDLARLGLRAMLAGTMANLMSASIVSMLIK, encoded by the coding sequence TTGGCACGATTCACCGGTCTGCTCGGGCTCTGTACCTTCCTCGCTCTCGCCTACGCCTTCTCCACCGACCGCCGTGCCATCCGCTGGCGCACCGTCGCCTGGGGCCTCGGCCTCCAGCTCATCTTCGCCTTCCTTGTCATCAAGTGGACCTACGGCCAGACCATCCTCGCCAAGGTCTCCGGCGTCATCACCGGCCTTCTCGGTCACTCCGCCGACGGCTCATCGCTCGTCTTCGGAGCCCTCGGCGACCCTAAGAGCGCCGTCGCCGTCTTCGCCTTCGCCGTCCTCCCGACCATCATCTTCGTCAGCGCCTTCTTCGCCATCCTCTATCACATCGGCCTCATGCAGCAGATCATCCGAGTCGTCGCCTGGATCATGCAGCGCACCATGGGAACCTCCGGCGCCGAATCGACCAACGTCGCTGCCAGCATCTTCATGGGCCAGACCGAAGCCCCGCTCACCATCCGCCCCTTCCTCAACGGAGCCACCAACTCCGAGCTCATGACCATCATGACCTCCGGCATGGCCCACGTCTCCGGCGGCATCATGGCCGCCTACATCCTCTTCGGCATCAATGCCAAAGACCTGCTCTCCGCCGTCATCATGACCGCCCCCGGCACCATCCTCGTCGCAAAGATGCTCGTCCCCGAGACCGAAGTCCCCGCCACCGCAGGCACCGTCAAGATGCCGCCCAACGAAGAGCACAAGAACGAGAACTTCATCGCCGCCATCGCCCGCGGCACCATCGACGGAGGCCAACTCGCCTTCAACGTCGCCATCATGCTCATCAGCTTCGTCGCCCTCGTCGGCCTCTTCAACGCCATCATGCTCGGCATCTCGAACTTCGCCTGGATTTTGCCTTCCAGATTAGGGCTGCACGGCCACATCCCGTTTCCACACTCGCTCAACGCCATCCTCGGTGTCGTCGGCGCGCCTGTTGCCTGGCTGATCGGCATCCCCTGGCACGACTGCAAGACCATCGGCAATCTACTCGGCACCCGCACCATGATCAACGAGTTCGTCGCCTTCACCGAGCTAGGCAAGCTCAAATCCATCCTCGACCCGCGCACTTTTTCCATCGCCACCTTCGCCCTCTGCGGCTTCGCCAACGTCGGCTCCATCGGCATGCAGATCGGCGGCATCGGCGCACTCGTCCCCAACCGCCGCAACGACCTCGCCCGCCTCGGCCTCCGCGCCATGCTCGCCGGAACCATGGCCAACCTCATGTCCGCCAGCATCGTCTCCATGCTCATCAAGTAG
- a CDS encoding thymidine phosphorylase — MTIHPIDIIRHKRDSLTLTDAEIETFVRAVVDRTISDAQIGAFLMAVWLRGLNAQELATLTRAMRFSGEVFDSSPLNAFAVDKHSTGGVGDKTSLLIAPIVAAAGFTAPHKLAVPMISGRSLGHTGGTLDKLETIPGFRTQLSLKEFADVIAQCGASIVGQTPSLVPADRILYALRDHTGTVESPNLICASIMSKKLAAGLNGLVLDVKTGSGAFMSRYEDSQHLARLMVATGEAAGTRTAALLTSMDEPLGRFSGNWIEVWECVDILKGIRHPMSADLIELSNILAGWMLFLGDCVDSPETGAALADEMLQSGAAYQSWLAMVKLQGGDTSTFDDPAAHHKPTATRILTADRSGYLAGMDCAEVGWAVQRLGAGRTRPGDPVSAHAGIEMHAKLGTWIEAGQPLVTLFSEDAALLDEPASMLRSTLLLLDTPSIRQPLIREIITAPAKN, encoded by the coding sequence ATGACCATTCATCCGATTGACATCATCCGCCATAAACGCGACAGCCTCACCCTCACCGACGCCGAGATCGAAACCTTCGTCCGCGCCGTCGTCGATCGCACCATCTCTGATGCCCAGATCGGTGCCTTCCTCATGGCCGTCTGGCTGCGCGGCCTCAACGCACAGGAGCTCGCCACGCTCACCCGCGCCATGCGCTTCTCCGGCGAGGTCTTCGATTCGTCGCCACTCAACGCCTTCGCTGTAGACAAGCACTCCACCGGCGGCGTCGGCGATAAGACCTCGCTGCTCATCGCTCCCATCGTCGCCGCCGCAGGCTTCACCGCGCCGCACAAACTCGCCGTCCCCATGATCTCTGGCCGCTCGCTCGGCCACACCGGCGGCACGCTCGACAAGCTCGAGACCATACCCGGCTTCCGCACCCAGCTCTCCCTCAAAGAGTTCGCCGACGTCATCGCCCAATGCGGCGCCAGCATCGTCGGCCAAACCCCATCGCTCGTCCCCGCCGACCGTATCCTCTACGCCCTCCGCGACCACACCGGCACTGTCGAGTCCCCGAACCTCATCTGCGCCAGCATCATGAGCAAGAAGCTCGCCGCCGGGCTCAACGGCCTCGTCCTCGACGTCAAGACCGGCAGCGGTGCCTTCATGAGCCGCTACGAAGACTCACAACACCTCGCCCGCCTCATGGTCGCCACCGGCGAGGCCGCGGGCACCCGCACCGCCGCTCTGCTCACCTCCATGGACGAGCCCCTCGGCCGCTTCTCCGGCAACTGGATCGAGGTCTGGGAGTGCGTCGACATCCTCAAAGGCATCCGCCATCCCATGTCCGCCGATCTCATCGAGCTCTCGAACATCCTCGCCGGATGGATGCTCTTCCTCGGCGACTGCGTCGACAGCCCCGAGACAGGCGCCGCCCTCGCCGACGAGATGCTGCAATCCGGCGCAGCCTACCAGTCATGGCTCGCCATGGTGAAGCTCCAGGGCGGCGACACCAGCACCTTCGACGACCCCGCCGCGCACCACAAGCCCACAGCCACCCGCATCCTCACCGCAGACCGCAGCGGCTACCTCGCCGGCATGGACTGCGCCGAGGTCGGATGGGCCGTGCAACGACTCGGCGCAGGACGCACCCGCCCCGGCGATCCCGTCTCCGCACACGCCGGAATCGAGATGCACGCCAAGCTCGGCACCTGGATCGAAGCCGGTCAGCCCCTCGTCACCCTCTTCAGCGAAGACGCCGCCCTCCTCGACGAGCCCGCATCCATGCTCCGCAGCACGCTGCTCCTTTTGGACACACCGTCCATCCGCCAGCCTCTCATCCGAGAAATCATCACCGCTCCCGCAAAGAATTGA
- the cdd gene encoding cytidine deaminase → MEHNAQHDHPSGLSDEQIADLCQRAAVAAQHSYSPYSRFRVGAALLLDTGKIVTGTNVENASYRLTTCAEQSAIVTAVGQYGPGIKLRAVAVANLNDTASEPCGACRQTILEFGFPDTWVFFPTTRGVAGAAIGEILPIGFVFPR, encoded by the coding sequence ATGGAGCACAATGCACAGCACGATCATCCCAGCGGCCTCTCAGACGAACAGATCGCCGACCTCTGCCAGCGCGCAGCCGTTGCCGCCCAGCACTCTTACTCGCCCTACAGTCGTTTCCGCGTAGGTGCTGCCCTTCTGTTGGACACCGGCAAGATCGTCACCGGAACTAACGTCGAGAACGCATCCTACCGGCTCACCACCTGCGCCGAGCAGTCCGCCATCGTCACCGCCGTCGGCCAGTACGGCCCCGGAATCAAGCTCCGCGCCGTCGCCGTAGCCAACCTCAACGACACCGCAAGCGAGCCCTGCGGGGCCTGCCGCCAGACGATCCTCGAGTTCGGCTTCCCCGATACATGGGTCTTCTTTCCCACCACCAGAGGCGTCGCCGGCGCAGCTATCGGCGAAATCCTTCCCATCGGCTTCGTCTTCCCACGCTGA